Proteins encoded by one window of Cannabis sativa cultivar Pink pepper isolate KNU-18-1 chromosome 4, ASM2916894v1, whole genome shotgun sequence:
- the LOC133036759 gene encoding uncharacterized protein LOC133036759, whose protein sequence is MNKCVADLITPTGGWDMGKLHRLFDRETISAILKDGIPQGSGKDSWLWTLESNGRFSCKSAYLSQALERAPHCDVAPALWNKLWNSNIMERQKVLWWCILSNALPVRAIICKRFPIEDTNCPFCGRGEETVKHLFLTCDVAMHLWRSSPWGIFPVSDNGIRVWDWVKFIWSLNNKGVRVEDVFLYASIVVDNIWRMRNEVVHNNSPPHVLKCIDIICSSFAELHTTLLPCPSPLRRDSWNPPPLEWIKFNCDVRVGLESMCIAAVGRNHLGRVMSIYTSRLDYSDALCGEAAACCLAVSVAMDLQHKYIIVENDSRLVIDALNGKASHWALENYASFCTKSSLSFICCNFSNISRSCNFMAHNVAFWAFNNNMYGSIPINSVPENILCNDREV, encoded by the coding sequence TTGCTGATCTCATAACACCCACGGGTGGGTGGGATATGGGGAAACTTCATAGGCTCTTTGACCGTGAGACCATTTCGGCTATTCTCAAGGATGGAATTCCCCAAGGTAGTGGCAAGGATAGCTGGTTGTGGACTTTGGAAAGTAATGGGCGTTTCTCTTGCAAATCAGCTTATCTTTCCCAAGCTTTGGAGAGAGCGCCCCACTGTGATGTTGCGCCTGCGCTTTGGAATAAACTTTGGAATAGTAATATTATGGAGCGCCAAAAGGTTCTTTGGTGGTGCATCCTCTCCAATGCCCTGCCGGTTAGAGCAATCATCTGTAAGAGATTTCCAATTGAAGATACTAATTGTCCTTTTTGTGGAAGGGGAGAGGAAACTGTGAAACATCTGTTTCTAACTTGTGATGTGGCGATGCACTTGTGGCGCTCATCACCTTGGGGAATTTTTCCAGTGAGTGACAACGGTATTCGTGTTTGGGATTGGGTGAAATTTATCTGGAGCCTTAATAACAAAGGTGTTAGGGTTGAGGATGTCTTTCTCTATGCATCCATTGTTGTTGACAATATCTGGCGAATGCGAAATGAAGTGGTTCATAACAACAGCCCTCCTCATGTTTTAAAATGTATTGACATTATTTGTTCTTCTTTTGCAGAGCTACACACTACTCTTTTGCCTTGTCCTTCGCCGTTGAGGAGGGACAGCTGGAATCCACCACCTCTGGAGTGGATCAAATTTAACTGTGATGTTCGAGTGGGTTTAGAGAGTATGTGTATAGCTGCGGTTGGTAGGAACCATCTGGGAAGGGTGATGAGTATTTACACATCCCGGTTGGACTACTCTGATGCTCTTTGTGGAGAAGCTGCGGCCTGCTGCTTGGCGGTGTCTGTTGCAATGGATCTTCAGCATAAGTATATTATAGTGGAGAATGACTCGAGGCTAGTGATCGATGCTCTTAATGGGAAGGCATCCCATTGGGCTCTAGAGAACTATGCCTCCTTTTGTACTAAGtcttctctttcttttatttgttgTAATTTTTCGAACATTAGTAGATCTTGTAATTTTatggcccataatgtggcttTTTGGGCTTTTAACAACAATATGTACGGATCTATTCCGATTAACTCTGTCCCGGAGaatattttatgtaatgacCGAGAGGTCTAA